In Eremothecium gossypii ATCC 10895 chromosome II, complete sequence, the genomic window TACTTTCTCATAGAAGGAGGCGGCTGTCACGTTCCCTTCAGCGTTAATTTTTCAAATGAAGATTAACACTATGACATTTCGACATCTCAGTGCCCCATGCAAGATGACCACGCCAACAGGAAGACGTATGTGGTTATGCTAATAGAGAGACTAGGCATGATATTAACCTTGATGCAGGTGTGAAGTTTAACAAGGCTAAAAAGGTGGAGCAGCAGTGTTGTGAAATACAAGAGGAGTTTTATGAACGCGCTATCCAGCTGGAAGAACAGGCGGAGCGCTGGGTGCTTTCGGATGTTGTAAAATCTTTGCGATTCTACTCTCAAGCCTACATAGCGTATGAGCAGGGCCTCTGTGCCCGAGATGCAACTGATAATGGCACATACAATATCTTGTACAACCAGTCGCGGATGCTTCTGAAGGTCTTCTGCGAGTATCGAGCCGCGGACGACTACATTGACCTTTTGAGATACGTAAACATGGATACGGTCCCAGAAGCTAGTAATGTCCTTCTTCCACTCCCAGCTATCGTCGCAAAATTCGAGTCCGCCGTGGCACGGTTCCCCGAGAAGTGCGGCTGGGACCTGTATTTCAACCTGCTGACATGTTTCCTGCTCTACCTTGAAGCTGTGGACAACGTGgcggagtttgaggcatCCTATGCCAGGTTTGAGGCGACGGCTTATGTGTTATTGCAGCACATGCAACGTGAAATAGAGTCACTAGAGCGTCGCCCATCAGAAGAAGCGCTGTCGCCGCCCGCGGACCAGCCCATGGAGGTCTCGACGGGAAGCCTCGCCACGGAGGTCGTCGAAATGATGGATAGCGCGTCTCCACAGGACCTTTTGGACTCACTGGTCCTGATATATAGGGTTGTGCAGTTTGCACTTGAGGCGGCTCTCGACGGAACTCGTTTCGGTTCGCCCGACCCCGCTTTTCGCGACCGCCTGGTTCTCTGCGCTTCCCGTTTGCGCAGCAATGTGGAGAACGCGTACAACTTCGCCTGTGGACTGGCCGGCGCAGACACGCAGGAGCTACGCCTCGGCCGCCACGCGCTTGAATGCCTTGACGCGCTGCTCTCCGGCGACCTGGCCCGCTTCGAGACGCTCCTGCAGTCCGCGGCTCCCACAGATATCGACGCGCAGCTTCACAATGTGGATCTGCTCGAGACCGCGACTACCTCCGTACAAGATATGGACACCCTCTGGAAACTCTGTGGCGTACTAGACAGAACGCTGCGCACGTGCCAGGACCTACTCACCACAGAGCGCTCCCGCATGATATCTACTCAAAGCGATTTGCATCTTCTAAGCCGCACTGTCTTTCGCCTGTGCGACGTTCTAACCCGTCGCGCAGATAACGAGGTGCATCGGCTCTTCATCCAGAAACAAGGTGCGGCAGAAACACAAACCCTACGCATACTGTACAAGAATGCTCGAACACTACTTGCAAACTCCGTTGCCTATGCACAGAAGTCCTGCGGATTCCGCGAGTATGTCACAGATAAACTCAAGCGCAACTATGTCTACCACCAGGCACAGCGAAGGCTGCTTTTTTTCGATGGGCACGGCGGCGAATCCACAGAAGCCCATACAGCCGTGCAAGAGGTGATGCAGCAACATACATACTATTGCGTATTGCCGTCAGCCGAGCTCCAGGCCATGGCAGACACGTCGGGCTAAGATCGCTTTCGCTCGAGTTTTACATGCCTGACGCAGATATTTACCGCTACTCCTCCGCACAAGGGGCACAGAGTGCCGCAGGCCGTAATAGGTAGAATCTTGGCCGTGTGTTACAGTCAAGCGGGCATTGCGTGGAAGTTAAGTATAAAGTATATATTTTGGATTGCTTCAAAGCAGAATGTCCAGCTGTGCTGCTGTTTCGCGTCGGTACTAGTTCTACAGAGCGTATAGCGGACATGGAGCACGGTTTCGCGGGTAACTTCAGCAATTTCCAAAGAGGGTCCCCGCGCAGGCCGTACACAGCtgccagcggcggcggcgaggaAGAACAAGTCCAGCAGGGGCTGGAAGCGAGCCGTGGCGGTGAAACTGCACAACTTCATCGGGATGGTACCGCTTACCCGCCTGTGTTCAGCGTGCCGCCGCAGGCAGCTAGGCTCGGCGGCTATGGCGTAGGCAACGGACTAAGATCACAGCCTGCGATTGGCATTCCACAGGCAACGTCAAGAAACGACGTACTTGGCGCGCATGGCGCGCAAGTGTACAGTAACGTAGTGCCGTATAACGACGATGAGTTCTACGAAGACGTCGGCCGTGTCAGTTATGTCCACGATAACAGTGCCAATCAGAACCACTATTACGAGCACAAAGAGACGGTACCAATGCTGGAGGAAAAGAGCGCACCATATACACTGAGTGTAGTAGAGGACAGCCAGCAGTCTACTGGACTGCAGCTGACTGATACTGAAAGGCAGGAAGGCTACATTGACCAGCGCGGGGATGAATATCAGATTATTTCGTACTTGGATAGTCAGGGTGACACTGTGAATCCGTATGGAAGCGGGCACATAATGTCAGCACGCACCGATGTGGACCCAATGTACCGATCCGCAGATACACCGGAAGCTTATTTTTCCACGAGCGGCAGTGATCTCTCGCGTAGCGGCCTAATCGGCAGTACTCCGGTTCCGAAGGGTTCTGGCGACTGCAGCGATCTCAGCTCAGAACGGCTTCTGAGTGGTTTACCGCAGTCGAAACAGCCTAAAAATCGCATTGTATTACGAAAGTTCAAGCTATATCGAGGAAACTTTATCTTTGATTGTCCAGTCAGTGAACAGCTAGTGTCGCAGTACGCACGTGGCATGAGAGAAGATTACCTCACGAACGAATACAAATTCATGCGATATCAGGCTGTCACCTGTGAGCCAGCTGAGTTTCAGCTAAAGAACTTTACCGTGAGACAATTAAAATACGCTGTACCGCGTAGGACAGAAATCATGATCGTGATAACGATGTACAACGAAAACGACATATTATTGGCACGGACATTAAAAGGCGTCATGGACAACATAAAATATTTCACTCGACGGAAGCGTTCTGATATTTGGGGCCCCGATGCCTGGAAACGGATATGTGTCTGTGTTGTTTCGGATGGGCGTGAGGCGATCAACCCGCGATCATTGGCATTAATGAGTGCGTTAGGATGCTACCAGGACGGCTTCGCCAAGGACGAGATTAATGGCAAGAAAGTCGTGGCCCACGTATACGAGCACACTACCAAAATAAATATCACTAAAGTGTCTCGGTCAAAGGTGCACTTAGCATGCGGCGATAATACGGTACCTGTTCAATTATTATTCTGTTTAAAGGAAAAGAACCAGAAAAAGATCAATTCTCATCGCTGGGCCTTTGAAGCATTGGCTCCGGTTGTGCAGCCAGAGATTGTAACATTATTGGATGCCGGGACACTACCAGGTAAAGACTCCATATATCAGCTCTGGAAGGAGTTTCTTGACCCGAACATTGGCGGAGCATGTGGAGAGATAAGGACAGATTTAGGACCGGGGTATTCTAAGCTCTTAAATCCGCTTGTAGCATCACAGAATTTTGAATACAAAATGTCGAATATATTGGACAAGACGACCGAATCAAATTTCGGTTTTATTAGCGTCTTGCCAGGAGCCTTTTCAGCGTACCGCTATGCTGCTCTCGAGGGAGAGCCATTGCGGAAATACTTTATGGGTGAGAACTTAAACAGTACTGTATTCCTCTCGAACATGTACTTAGCAGAGGACAGAATCCTATGTTTTGAAATAGTTATAAAGAAGAATGCCCGATGGTTATTAAGGTACAGCAGAGCCTCATATGCTGCAACAGATGTTCCTGATCGCATCCCGGAATTCATATTACAGCGTAGACGTTGGTTGAACGGGTCCTTCTTTGCTGCTCTGTATTCCTTTGTGCATTTCTACAAGATATGGTCCAGCGGACACACTATTTTCCGAAAATTGTTACTAACAGTAGAATTTTTCTATCTTTTTATCACAATGCTAATTGCTTGGTTCTCATTGAGTTCCTTCTTCCTCGTGTTTCGGATCTTGACTTTGTCACTCACTATATCATATCCCGAATACTCAGCGTTTAGATATTTATCCGTAATATTCCTTTGGTTGTACGGTATCACCATTTTGATCACATTTATTCTATCATTGGGTAACAAGCCCAAAGGGACTCCAAAGTTTTATCTTACCACATTTATCTTCTTTGCCATATTGATGATATATATGATGTTTTGCGCATTATACATGTCAGTGAGTACCATAAAAACCATGGTTATCGAAAATAAAGTGTCATTCCAGGCACTTCTTAAGAGTGGTAGTTTCAAGGATATTGTTATTTCTATGTCATCGACTTATTGCCTGTACATTCTGTCGTCAATAGTCTATCTGCACCCGATGCATATGCTGACCTCCTTCATTCAATATGTGTTACTAAGTCCCTCCTACATTAACATCCTCAATATCTATGCTTTTTGCAATGTTCATGACATATCTTGGGGGACAAAAGGCTCGCAGCCCAAGCCTTTGGGCAAACTTGAGTCCAAGGCAGATGGTACAGTGCGCATGGAGATACCAGTCTCCGCAAGGGAAATAGACTACAACTATAACAAGTATCTGGACATACTTCAAAATCCAGAGAGAGGCATGGATGATTCGATCCCCTCATTTGAGGAGCAGAAAACCTCGTATCTAGCCGCCGTGAGGTCGCTAGTCATCATATTCTGGATTATATCTAATTTCGTCATCATAGCGCTCGTTTTAgagacgggcggcattgGCCAATACCAGTACTTAAAAGCTGCAGATGAGGACGAGCCAGACACTATTGCGATTCTATCCAGTAATGCCACTGTGTACTTCTCTGCGATCCTATGGTTAGTGGCTATTATGGCCGCTATTAGATTCGTCGGATGTTGTATCTACATGATCAAGCGCGTATCTCGTAGATTCAGACGCAATTAATGGATCCTAAAGTATATATTGCGGGACAGTATTTACTCAGGCTGCTACTTCTGTGCTTATCTTAACGTAAAACCGCCGACCCAGTGGCATGCAAATATATAACGGGGTTCAAGATCTTGAACGAAAAAATACAGCATAGGACCTATCAAACCAGACTAGCAATGCGTGTCGTGATACAGAGGGTCAGTCAGGCCTCTGTCGTAGTGGAGAATAAACTAATCTCAAGGTATGTCTCCAGCATAAACACCCACTATCCATAGCCGCTATCTCCCGTTAGATACTAACGAATCGCCACAGCATTAAGACTGGTTATATGCTTCTGGTCGGTATCTCCACAGAGGATACAATAGCAGATATCGAGAAATCGGTCAGAAAGGTCTCAGGTTTGCGCTTATTCCCAGACGACAGTAATGCTCAGTGGAAGAGGAGTATTAAAGACATCGGCGGAGAGGTGCTTTCGATTTCGCAATTTACGCTGATAGCGCGCACGAAGAAGGGCACAAGGCCCGATTTCCACGAGGCTCAGAAGGGGCATTTAGCTCTAGAGATGTATGACCGTTTCTTGGACCTTTTGCGCCAGGAACTTGGAGAGAAGCAAGTTCAAGATGGTGAATTCGGTGCTATGATGAGCTGCTCACTCACGAACGAGGGCCCAGTTACAATCATCTACGATACCAAAGAATGAAATAGCGCAGCATTTGGATAACTCCCCATCGCTACCATATCAGGCGGGTATAGCGCGGCTTCGATTCGTACGAGCTcttatcacgtgatatatATAGCATCGCCACATTGTTCCGTCCCTCAGCCGAGAGCATAACCCCCTCATCGTATATAAGAGTAGGATACGCGTTCTTTACCATAGCACAGGCCACTGATCCCCCATAATCTTCTCCACTACCACCATGTGCCGCTTTCTGATATTTAAGGGGACCGAGCCCATCCGCTTAGCGCACCTACTGACGAGACCGGCCCATTCCATTATAAATCAGTCTTTCGACAGCCGCCTACGTCTCGATATGCGCCGTCCAATTAATGGAGATGGTTTTGGGGTTGCATACTACCCTAACGACGCCGAGTTAGATGGCTCCGGTCCGTGTCTCTTCAAGGCAACGACGCCAGCATGGAACAACCAGAATTTAGAGTCGCTGGCCGAGAAAACCAAGTCAAACCTCGTGTTCGCTCACGTCAGAGCTTCTACTTACGGTGTACTGTCCGAAACGAACTGCCACCCGTTTACATACCACCAGATCACGTTCATGCACAATGGCGGCATAGCGAACTTCCGCAAGATTAAGCGCCGGCTCCTGCTCCACCTAGAAGAGGAGTTCTTTAACTGCATACAGGGTAGCACTGACTCCGAGTGCTGTTTTGTTCTCTACCTGGATACCCTCTACAAGCTTGGGTACGACCCTTCAAGAGAGCAAGGGGATTTCGGCCACCAGGTGCTGCGCCAGGCTCTCGCTCGGACCATCGAGTACATCAAGGACTGGACAAAAGATGCTGCGGAAGATATTGATGCCACACACGAGCCTTCCCTTCTCAACTTTGCAGTAACAGATGGGGTTTCTGTCGTTGTATCGCGTTACGTGACCTCCAGGACGGACGAGGCTGCGTCCCTACATTTCAGCTGCGGATCCAGCTTTGTTGAATATGCTCCCGGCGAGTACCGCATGCAGCGACTGGACAGGAACCAGGACGTTGTAATGGTTGCCAGCGAGCCATTGACCTTTGAGCGCGGAGACTGGACTACCGTCCCTACAAATAGCATTTTGACTATCAAAAATCAGACTGTTCTACTCCACCCAATTATCGATGAGTACTATCAGAACGATCCCCTTTACGAGCGCAATGCGTCTCTTGCAGAAAGCAAAGGGCTTATTGGATCTGTTCCGCTGGGACAACCTGCGGCCAAGGATGTCCCTCCGCTGGAGCGCGAGGGCCGCACGAGGCCCTGTACTGCCATGCACAGTGCGTGAATACCTGAATTACCCTCCCCTGCATGCAACCTGCGCCAACTCTCGCTTTTAAGGACTTCCTCTACTTCATTTCTCCTCGCTGTGGCTGAATGCGCATGACTCCCCTCTGCGGTAGCACTTCAGGTCGTTTAAATGGTTGCCGGCTCGACCCATGCTGCCATTCGCGGCTGTAGGTATCTCGGACTAGACGCTCGATCAGTCCTCACACAGCTGGCAGTTCGACTTTCCCTCGGGATACCGAGTGGGCTTTCCCGGTCGTTTCGGTTGTTCCCTACGCCGTCCAATGGATCGTAGTGTCTGTTATCGGCTTTCAGCTCCAGTTTCAATTGGAGAAGACTTGCTGGCACCGCGGCAATTTCGACCGAAGCACCGCCTACTTCAACTAGCATTCTGAAGGGGGCATTTCCACTACGTCGCGGTAATACACCGCATTGTGCTTATCAATGTCACCGGCCCTTCAGCACATAGTTTGGCAGCGCAATCGCAGGAATCCCGATCGGCCGCGCATATTTCGCAACTGTGGTCGCCTCGTAGCGATGGCCTTCTATAGACTCTAATGGTTGCACCACTGCGTCATCTGATCACGTGAAAAGTTATACCTTAGACTTAATCTAACTTCTGACACTTGCATTGTTCTATATTTCTTCGCCGCACCATCAAGAGGACTAGGGCGTCA contains:
- a CDS encoding uncharacterized protein (Syntenic homolog of Saccharomyces cerevisiae YNL193W; 1-intron) is translated as MKINTMTFRHLSAPCKMTTPTGRRVKFNKAKKVEQQCCEIQEEFYERAIQLEEQAERWVLSDVVKSLRFYSQAYIAYEQGLCARDATDNGTYNILYNQSRMLLKVFCEYRAADDYIDLLRYVNMDTVPEASNVLLPLPAIVAKFESAVARFPEKCGWDLYFNLLTCFLLYLEAVDNVAEFEASYARFEATAYVLLQHMQREIESLERRPSEEALSPPADQPMEVSTGSLATEVVEMMDSASPQDLLDSLVLIYRVVQFALEAALDGTRFGSPDPAFRDRLVLCASRLRSNVENAYNFACGLAGADTQELRLGRHALECLDALLSGDLARFETLLQSAAPTDIDAQLHNVDLLETATTSVQDMDTLWKLCGVLDRTLRTCQDLLTTERSRMISTQSDLHLLSRTVFRLCDVLTRRADNEVHRLFIQKQGAAETQTLRILYKNARTLLANSVAYAQKSCGFREYVTDKLKRNYVYHQAQRRLLFFDGHGGESTEAHTAVQEVMQQHTYYCVLPSAELQAMADTSG
- the CHS1 gene encoding chitin synthase I (Syntenic homolog of Saccharomyces cerevisiae YNL192W (CHS1)), which produces MEHGFAGNFSNFQRGSPRRPYTAASGGGEEEQVQQGLEASRGGETAQLHRDGTAYPPVFSVPPQAARLGGYGVGNGLRSQPAIGIPQATSRNDVLGAHGAQVYSNVVPYNDDEFYEDVGRVSYVHDNSANQNHYYEHKETVPMLEEKSAPYTLSVVEDSQQSTGLQLTDTERQEGYIDQRGDEYQIISYLDSQGDTVNPYGSGHIMSARTDVDPMYRSADTPEAYFSTSGSDLSRSGLIGSTPVPKGSGDCSDLSSERLLSGLPQSKQPKNRIVLRKFKLYRGNFIFDCPVSEQLVSQYARGMREDYLTNEYKFMRYQAVTCEPAEFQLKNFTVRQLKYAVPRRTEIMIVITMYNENDILLARTLKGVMDNIKYFTRRKRSDIWGPDAWKRICVCVVSDGREAINPRSLALMSALGCYQDGFAKDEINGKKVVAHVYEHTTKINITKVSRSKVHLACGDNTVPVQLLFCLKEKNQKKINSHRWAFEALAPVVQPEIVTLLDAGTLPGKDSIYQLWKEFLDPNIGGACGEIRTDLGPGYSKLLNPLVASQNFEYKMSNILDKTTESNFGFISVLPGAFSAYRYAALEGEPLRKYFMGENLNSTVFLSNMYLAEDRILCFEIVIKKNARWLLRYSRASYAATDVPDRIPEFILQRRRWLNGSFFAALYSFVHFYKIWSSGHTIFRKLLLTVEFFYLFITMLIAWFSLSSFFLVFRILTLSLTISYPEYSAFRYLSVIFLWLYGITILITFILSLGNKPKGTPKFYLTTFIFFAILMIYMMFCALYMSVSTIKTMVIENKVSFQALLKSGSFKDIVISMSSTYCLYILSSIVYLHPMHMLTSFIQYVLLSPSYINILNIYAFCNVHDISWGTKGSQPKPLGKLESKADGTVRMEIPVSAREIDYNYNKYLDILQNPERGMDDSIPSFEEQKTSYLAAVRSLVIIFWIISNFVIIALVLETGGIGQYQYLKAADEDEPDTIAILSSNATVYFSAILWLVAIMAAIRFVGCCIYMIKRVSRRFRRN
- the DTD1 gene encoding D-tyrosyl-tRNA(Tyr) deacylase (Syntenic homolog of Saccharomyces cerevisiae YDL219W (DTD1); 1-intron) — its product is MRVVIQRVSQASVVVENKLISSIKTGYMLLVGISTEDTIADIEKSVRKVSGLRLFPDDSNAQWKRSIKDIGGEVLSISQFTLIARTKKGTRPDFHEAQKGHLALEMYDRFLDLLRQELGEKQVQDGEFGAMMSCSLTNEGPVTIIYDTKE
- the DUG3 gene encoding glutamine amidotransferase subunit DUG3 (Syntenic homolog of Saccharomyces cerevisiae YNL191W (DUG3)), yielding MCRFLIFKGTEPIRLAHLLTRPAHSIINQSFDSRLRLDMRRPINGDGFGVAYYPNDAELDGSGPCLFKATTPAWNNQNLESLAEKTKSNLVFAHVRASTYGVLSETNCHPFTYHQITFMHNGGIANFRKIKRRLLLHLEEEFFNCIQGSTDSECCFVLYLDTLYKLGYDPSREQGDFGHQVLRQALARTIEYIKDWTKDAAEDIDATHEPSLLNFAVTDGVSVVVSRYVTSRTDEAASLHFSCGSSFVEYAPGEYRMQRLDRNQDVVMVASEPLTFERGDWTTVPTNSILTIKNQTVLLHPIIDEYYQNDPLYERNASLAESKGLIGSVPLGQPAAKDVPPLEREGRTRPCTAMHSA